Genomic DNA from Niallia circulans:
ATCAACACACAACTGCGATCTTTAGCTGAGCACGCGGACGAGCTTGGAGATACAGTAACACATGACCTTGCAATTGGATTGACAGAAAAAATTGAAAAACATCTATGGATGTTAACAGCATACTTATCAGAATAATAACTAGGCTTCTAAATAAAAGAAATAAGGCATCCAGCGAGGATGCCTTATTTCTTTTATTAAAAATCAGGTCGAAGCATTTTTATATGACTTGGGAGCACCTTCAACTCGCTTGGTGTTTTTGTGTATACCTCTCCGTCCATATCGACATCTACAAAATGTTCAGAGCTTATTTTAATATGTTTACCACTCATATACAGTACTTGTTCTTTAAACTCTTCATTCGTTTCAAAATCTATTTTACGGAGATCATTAAGCTCCTTTAACAACTGTAAATTCGTATTTCTAACAATAAAGACATCTACTAAACCGTCATTATAGGATATCGTTGAGAATGGAAGTAATTTTCCACCAATATACTTGCCGTTCACAACCATTGCCAAAACAGCCTTTTCTCTTATTTCCTTTCCGTCTATATTCATAACAAGCTCTTTTGGCTCAGTATTTTGAATAGTTCTGATGGCACTCAATAAATAGCTGGCCCTGCCGAGGATGTTTTTTTCTTCTTCTCTAATATTATTTGATGTTTCAGCTACAAGACCTATCCCCCAAAAATTTAAGAAATAAGCAGAGTCTGTCTGAATAATATCTACAGGCTCCTCGACTCCGTATAAAACTAACTCTTCAGCAGCTCTTTGCAGGTTTTGCTGTATATTTAATGTACGACTGAAATCATTGCATGTCCCTCCTGGAAGGATGGCAAGCACCGGTCTTTTTTGTAAGCCAGCCAAACCGTTGACACATTCGTGGATGGTGCCATCTCCCCCAAGAACAATAACAAGGTCTGTCTGTTCTCCATATTTCTCGCAAATTTGCGCAGCATGATTTGGTCCATTTGTTTTAAAAACCTGCAAGTGGTCAATTTCCTTTGCAAATACATGCAAACAGCTTTGAAGCTGTACATCTATTTCCTTTTTCCCTGCATTCCCATTATAGATAAAAAGGGCATTTTTGTATTTCATTTCGAGATAAACCCTCCTTTTTTTTTACCCTATACCCATAAAAGCAGGAGTTTCTAACTTCTTATTCTGTATTTTGGAAAGATATAACATTGTGTTAGAATTAACTCCATAAATCACGAAACGTGGAGGAACCTTTGTGAAAAAACAATTTGTAGTTATCGGTCTCGGCAATTTCGGTGGCAGTCTCGTTAAAGAATTTTTTGATGCAGGTACAGAGGTGCTGGCGATAGATCAATCGCTAGAAAGAGTCGAAAAGTACCGCCCATTCGCAACACATTGTGTACAAGTCAATACTATGAGTGAAGCCACACTCACACAGCTTGGAATCCGCAACATGGATCATGCTTTTGTGGCATTAGGTGATGATATTGAATCAAGTGT
This window encodes:
- a CDS encoding YegS/Rv2252/BmrU family lipid kinase; the encoded protein is MKYKNALFIYNGNAGKKEIDVQLQSCLHVFAKEIDHLQVFKTNGPNHAAQICEKYGEQTDLVIVLGGDGTIHECVNGLAGLQKRPVLAILPGGTCNDFSRTLNIQQNLQRAAEELVLYGVEEPVDIIQTDSAYFLNFWGIGLVAETSNNIREEEKNILGRASYLLSAIRTIQNTEPKELVMNIDGKEIREKAVLAMVVNGKYIGGKLLPFSTISYNDGLVDVFIVRNTNLQLLKELNDLRKIDFETNEEFKEQVLYMSGKHIKISSEHFVDVDMDGEVYTKTPSELKVLPSHIKMLRPDF